Part of the Ciona intestinalis chromosome 6, KH, whole genome shotgun sequence genome, TCCCGATGAAGTCAACAAAATTGGAGGAAGATGTAGAAGAGGAAGATGATGACAGCGACTTTTCTCCACCTTCTAAGAACCAAATGCCACGAGTAGTAATTGCTCGTGTTTCAACTGGCGATTTAGCGAAGTACGCGGTTCGGCCCGCTGATTCAAGCACAGAAGAAGATTTAGCCAAGCTGCCAACTGAAACTGAGACCCTGAGCATGAACAGGACCCTTTGGATGCATGTGTTTAAGTATTTGAACCATACAGACTTATGTAGTTGTATGCTAGTATGTAAGGACTTTCTACGCTGGTGTGCTTCACCCAGTTTATGGAAGAGTGTAAATTTAACCGGTAAACAAATCAATTCTTCAACACTGCAATGCTTGGTACGACGAACCCCAACAAGCATAAACTTCTCCGAGTCTAACATCAGCTACAGGCAGTTGATGTGGTTATTTGAGCGATCTCCTTCTTTAAGAGAGTTATACCTCATTAGGTGTGCATGGTCTACAGTTGCAGCACTGAATACAGCTGCCTGCCCCCCTTTAAACCTCCTTGATTTATCCTGGGCAGCAGGGTTTACAGACCcccatttaaaacaacttcttTCTGCCCCTACAGATGTACGTCCTGGCCAGGAAATCTGCCACACAAGATTAAGATTCTGCCGAGAGCTTTCAGTTGCCGGTACAGATATAACCGACGTAggtttaaagttaatttcTCACTATCTACCACACCTCAAAAGCGTTAATATTAGCTTCTGCTCTGTAACCAGCGAAGGGTTCGGTTACCTCACTTCTTCCAATTCAAGTATGCCGAAAATTCTTTCTGTTATAATTTCCCAACACTGCCACCTAATGACTGACTGTGCGCTTCAAAATGCTTCCAAACTCCCCAAGATCTCACAGCTGGACTTCAGAGGCTGCACAGAAGTAACAGAAGAGGCGTGCGAAGATTTTATTGAGAATTTTAAACTGAATCTGTTCATGCCAGAACCTCTTTACTTAGTTGCACAAAATACATAAGTAAAAATcataatacataaataaaattcataaGAGCTTATTTGTAACCTCAAATGCTAATTGCATGAAAGCTCCCTGTTGGGCAATATTTTAGTATTGCCTGTAAAccagagttttttttacactgcTTATTCAGTTTCATGTTGTACGAATTTCTTTATTTCTAAGTCACGTTTTTGTTCCGTTCgaaataaaacagcttttattttGATAACATACGCGAAAATGTCTTCCAACGACGTAGGTTGTGCGCTAATACAGCGAACAGTAAAGTCCGAAACGATTTAAGAACAATGTATCCTATCAAAACATAGCCTACACATCGTGTAAGATAAGTAATCTAGAAAAGACGTGCGTGGTATGAATGAAATTCGGCCGAAATAAACGGTATTTACACGGGTGCATTTTACAGTCTATATCTTAAAACTTGCATAAGAGTCAATTGAAAACGCTACTTGCTGGTATGTAGTATAAATCTTAATCAACTGAATATAATATCTGACATGTTATCACAATGTTACATTTACATACTGCCACAACGTAAGATGTACATATATACGAGGCTAGAAATCGTGATCTGAAACGTTAAAAACGCCTACTCTTTTGAttagtttaacaaattaatttagtTTCACCTATTTCTTATTTATGTATTcaatttgtttcagtttttgttataaaatacttcTATTTTAAAGTCCAAATAcccaaataaaatacttttgagGTTTTGAATTTGTACAGCAtctatatgacgtcatttcaaACGATTTTAAAGAGTGTAAAATGTTCAATATCTGATTTTTGCTGtgatattttttcgaatttccacaatatttatgatttaaaaCATTCTTAGCATGTGTTGTTTTACAACAACTGTAAATAAACACTTAGTTCGTTGTGGAAAGGTGCAATTTTTTTGTAGGAGTTGAGATTTAAATGTCAATCAGACTTATGCAGTTCGGTAATGTATGGTAATTTCCCCTGGTTGAGAATATACTCAAATATTGGTTGTGTGCATGCTTAAACAaggtaaagaaatatttaataatacaaatttagATTAGTTTTACCGTTTCAAATCTGATTACCATACTATAGAATATTACAAAACCTTCAAAGCAGATTCACTCATAGCTTAGCAGAATgaaaataacacaaatttttgattcctttttttaaagttagtttATACAATTTCTTTTCCCGCGTGCTGGTGCAATTAAAGTATAGGCAAAGTCCAAACTTATGTAAAATCCTTTAACTTAACTGCAATCATGGTCAAAAAGGCAACAATGTCACGTGACTGGCGCCATTGGTCAACCGCTTTGAGTTCAGAGTATGGTATTCTGTTTGCGTTTGGTTATGTAACGCTGTTTTCGAGTACGGCTAACTGTAAAACtcaaacaatattgtttgcaGATGCGTATagttaaatattctttatctGAGTTCACACACTGCAAGTAAACAGTTTTTGACATAAATTAATAACACGCGGCGAGTCGTACCATACGTCTAATAACCATAATCATGATgcaattgtattttttctcGTGTATTTATACAGGAATAGAGTCACAATATCGAAAGTAATAATGATTTTAAGGCAGTTTCATAGATCGCTCTACATGTCTGAACTTAAGAAACAGACCAGTTTTTCTCAAATGGCAGccaaaacaacagtaaaaGAAAGCCAAGTCAAACCAATTGTGATTATTCTGCCTTGGTTAGGTGCAAATGAAAAAGCTACAGAAAAATATGCCCAACTTTATAGATCTCTTGGATTCAATGTAATAAAAAGAGATTCAAAAATGACGGACTTTTTGTTGCCGAAAAAGGGTTTTGAAAATAGCAAAAACTTTTTGACTCAGCTGGAACATAATACACAGCCGATTGTTGTCCATTCTATGTCAATTGGTTGTTATTTCTATAGTCTAATGCTGCTAGCCATGGAAAACGAACCCgaaaaatatgcaaatattGCTAAAAACATCCAATTCCAAGTATGTGACAGTCCTGTAGTAGGGACAATAAAAGAAATGGCTTTTGGAGTGTCAAGTATGGTAACAAACAACTCTGCATTGAGAGCACTTATGAAGATGGTAACTTTGGGTTATTTTTTCTTGAGCAAGCCTTTTACTGTCAAGTATTACGACACAGTACTTGAACTCATCAAATACAGATGCCCAGCAGTGCCTTCTTTACTCATGACCTCAAAAAACGACCCGATGGCATGCCCTGAAGCTTTTCAGAGCTTTGTAAAAGCCTGGGAAGACAGGGGGTGCAAAGTAGCAACCAAAATCTGGGAAAAATCCGAACATGCGCGCCATTTGCATAACCATCCAAATGAATACAGAGCATTGATTACAGATCTTTTAAAGGATGGatttaaaatagaatcaaaattGTAAAGacctaaaaacaaagaaaagacatgaaaaaaaagagaaaaagacaATTTGTAAAGTTCTATAAAATTCAAATCACAAAGAGACATAAATTCTTTTcagtaaagtttttaaaaaagattccCATTTTTAAAGGGACATGGAGGCTTTTAAAGTCTAATTCTGTTGCAATATTATGTGGTCATTTATTACTAACGTACTAATAATTCTACTGACTTGttttcaataataaaattcaCTGCACAAGGTTTCAATTCTGTGGGTTTCAATAATTTACATACCAAATGTAGTGCCCTTCTTTTTAGTATTCTTCACTCCAATTTTTCACTAATTTTCATGCaagtctatatatatatatgctaaatTATACCCCATCAAGTTTCAAGTGTAATTGTTATCTGTATATCTAGAATGTAATTGGTTCAATGTTAAAACTGAAAActgttttgtgtataaaaacagGCAACTTTTTTTGTCTATACTCAGGGAAAATAGCATAATCATATCATACGTAtgggtgtttatttttcaGGTATATATACCATTGAACGCATAATATTGGTACTGTATTTCTGAAACATACAATAACTAATCTTTGTTCGAACATATATCTAGGAAATATGCCATTgccgttttgttttataataatttaaaatatataattatatatatatatatgttggtaAAGTAcaggttaaaatattttgtgcaatAAGCTAAGCTTTTCTACTGCAACGAAATATCGATTTCCCAGAGATCTATCTTTTTTTCACAGTCTTACCCCCAATGTTATAGGCATTCTTATGCAAATACAATCGTATATAATGTAacccagaaaaaaataaactgattTATTATCTTGAAGATAGGAACAAGTGGTGCTAGTATAGATGTACATAGGTGTTTTGTGTGAAATGTAAATCTTTACACATTTTACCCTTTGTGGTGCATGTTACTGTGTATGAGAGTAATGCCTTCTCAGAAGAAAATTTCGACCTTTTTTTCGCcgaaaacaacaaacaaacggAAAACAACTACAGTAAGCTGTGCTTGTTTTTTTGACccaaactaatatatatatatatatataaatcatttttttgttcattttcctatttacttttaatagcAATGATGCTCTTTTAATTCAGTGGTGTATTTAGTGCTTATTACATGTGTTATTGCACttgaataaaagttattacttTTCTACAAAAGTATATAATTTAACTGCTATTTTTACTCAATTTCAGACAAATGAAACAAGCAAAAAACTTAAGGCTGACaaggaaaatattaatatcaCTGAAACTCAAAGGTAATGGGAAAATTTTCTTGGCATGTTTTTAATTCCAACAACATAAGTTTACTTTAAACTGagctttttatttgtatttttgcattattttttgGCTAAAAAGGTAATACCccatttgttataaaacactttAGTACGTATGATGTTCATTACTTACaacaaaaatttcatttaatcCAAGTCTTTTATTTGGTtttgatttctattttttgcaGGACAAACACCacaaaacaagtttgtttggATACACCCAAGAATAAGATGGGACCAAGCTGGAGAATTGCATTGCAAGCAGAACTAACCAAACCTTATTATATAAAGGTATACTCGGTGTTAGAGTTGAAGTAGTTGAACCAATATTTATTGATTCTTGTTATCTTTGATATGGTAGTAATCCCCATTATTCATTGATTCTTAGTTTTACTATAATGCTTTTGCAAACCCTTCAGCAGAAGAGTAATTAATTCCTAGAAGAGTTCGGCTATGCAGACCTCCACTAGAGTTGCGGCAcggcattaatcagtaaacattagaaCCAAAAAGTCACAGGAAAAGTGCATGTCTAACACCAAAAGTGCGTGTCTAACACCAAAAGTgcgtgtctaactatccctgcctctcCTGGTTTGCTGCCTATGCATGCATATTACATACAAAATACACATTAGACCATTTGGAAAGCATCCATATTCAAACCAACCTATTCAAGCTGACAAGGATAATATAgaggggtgggggaagatggaacaccttttaattcaattttctcgtccaatttaatagtaaataacaaacattcaaagaggCATAAAACCCTATTCTCTCTCATACAccattaaaacacaatgagtgagaatatttggatattatgtgctaaaggtgtcccgtcttccgcACCCTAATATACTTTAACCTATTCTGTTTATAGGTTACCGACTTTGTAAAATCTGAAAgaacaaaacacaaagtttACCCTCCAGAACAACAGGTGTTTGCATGGACACAACATTGTAAAATTGAAGACATCAAAGTTGTAATACTTGGGCAAGATCCTTACCATGGCCCTGGACAAGCTCATGGTTTATGCTTTAGTGTTCAGGTATAATAATTTCATTTCTGTTCGTTATGTTTAGGAATTTTTTGCAAGAAGGTAAAACAAGATTTTGAAATCCAAACTTTGCTTTTGAATACCATTAACCTAATACTGTATGACTATTCTGAGTTGGGAAGGTGTGAGGTCCTGTTGGAGGCCTTGGACTTAGGCAAAATTTGAGTAATTATATTGACCTATTTTAATCTCCAGAAAGGCATACGTACTCCACCCAGCTTAAAAAACATGTTCAAAGAACTGGAAAGTGATGTTGAAGGATTCAATACCCCAGACCATGGAGATTTAACAGGGTGGGCTGATCAGGGTAAGACTTTTCCCCAAAATTTTGATGCACTGGCGTTAAATATgcatttgtataaataaatctgttttaaaacattactttaCGCAACATGCGAAATTAAGGATAACATCTGTATATGTATCTTTATCTTATGCCATATTATTTACCGAGTATACCCTACTAAAGCATAAACACtaaacagcagggtaaaaacGTTTAGGTGTCAAAATTCATAGGAGATGTCacttctgtttaaaaaaacttctaatatttggtattttatCCACTCATGACTCATACGATATTCCTTGTTTAAACTTCTGTTACAAACGCAGGTGTTCTGCTTCTCAATGCTGTGTTAACAGTAAGAGATGGTGAACCTAACTCACATAAGGATAAGGGATGGGAGGAGTTGACAGATTCTGTCATTTCATGGATCAGCACCAACTTAAACGGGGTTGTGTTTATGCTGTGGGGAAGTTATGCTCACAAGAAGGGAGCAAAAATAGACCAGGTATAACAATACATATGTATGACAGTGTGGCAAACTAATTAGTGCGTCTGCTACTAGCCTAGAGTTtgttggttcaaggctcggtgCCACTACTACTGTGGACTAGTGGTCCGATACCCtaactaaaacaacaaaagtaatAACCCTTAgagttacacatgtggtaagTTGTAAGCGAGCATAAGGTGTCTAAAACAGAACATGAATGCCGTTGCCGTAATGTAAGGATAAAttaattacattcatacaacacccgtgttataacaattttcGTTGTCCCgcaatgtgaggataaatagttacattcatttattcaatgttaTTCCTAGCAACGTCACCTTGTGCTGAAAGCTGTCCATCCTTCACCTTTGTCAGCACATAGAGGTTACTTTGGCTGTAAACATTTCTCTAAAGcgaacaaatatttaaaaaaacaaggaaaAAGTGAAATCGAATGGAATGATTTGTAGAATTGGCTTTGTAGCTGTAGTGTGTTTGTTTGGTGTGGTTTTAATACACACTAGTTTGCCTATGGTGATTTTTACccttaatttaataaatttaatcgCATTTAACCCACACGGATGAAAGCCAACTTACTGTACATTTGTATAGCTGTTTTAGTAGCAATGCCATGTTTAAAAGGTGCTTGTATTGCTGaacataggcaccaaacctggggtggcagggttaccctaaattattttaaattgatcgCTTTAcatccaaaaaaatgttttacagaattttgtttttaactattcctgcctcccctgtgtttttaaaatttggggTCTATGTtccaacataaaacaaaagcCAAAACTAACCAGTTTTCGTTTAAGTGAGCTTGCTATACTGCCTTGTTCGTTGTTAACTGCCATGTAAATACTTGTACAATATCACAGTAACTTTTGTCACTTAATTTAGAAGGTCACTCTGTTTTTACAGAAATCGGGGGAAATGTCAAAATATTGGTGGTTTTAATACACTAGAATGGACCATGTTACATTTTGTACATAAGTGTGTTTTTTACGTTTAACGGTAGATTACTGCCAAATGATAGTTTTGAAAGTGCTGCTACACTCTTCTACtacttgtatatatttaatcaTACTTGTGTGCCCATTTCATTTGCGCCTCAttcataaaacattttttacacattttcaaCCCAAAATCATAGGTTTTTGACACAATATTGCTGaactaaaattgttaaaacttcaaaaacCCATTTCgtcaccatttttttaaaagatgcTTTTGTGTTCATGTCGTGCATATTGTAAAAATTCAGTGTCTgatttcgttttaaattttgctgaAAAATTGGTAAATCATTTGATGCCTATACTGCCAAAATTGTTATTACCTGCCATttggaaaataaagaaactttGGAATTTCCCCATCTTTCATTTAAAGCCAGTATCGGCTTATGGGTAAGATTGTGCAAAATTAGACATCCTAATACTGACCAATGGGTTAAGGGCCATACTGTTCGTGTTTTTCCAAATATACGCGGACAACAGCAGAAATATACGCGGACAACAGCAGCACTGGGCTACGAACCCATTACCCAACGGTCACAACGCGAGCGCACAACTCGTATGCGTGTGAAAGTATTGTTTGCAAcgtatttgtataataaaagttcattttaaaagcgaagtatattaaaatttcacttatattgctatttataaaataattcgATTTTTTTAACGCACAAGAACccttataaaatgtaaacaatacgccggatagaaataatataaaataggaAGTTGTCAAGTGACGGTCGCCTAGCAACGAATTGTAGCGTCTCAAATTCTGAAGTCGCCATTTAACAAAAGGCTTTAACCTGGTAAGACGTCCCACAACCGAGTTATTTGATACTTAACAAAGAGTTTAGCTCGCTAGATCGGTGTAGGAGCAATTGTGCTGCATATTTTcaggtttttaaactttttattggCTCCGTTTAGTATTGATTGTCGTTTTATTA contains:
- the LOC100186401 gene encoding uncharacterized protein LOC100186401 — protein: MILRQFHRSLYMSELKKQTSFSQMAAKTTVKESQVKPIVIILPWLGANEKATEKYAQLYRSLGFNVIKRDSKMTDFLLPKKGFENSKNFLTQLEHNTQPIVVHSMSIGCYFYSLMLLAMENEPEKYANIAKNIQFQVCDSPVVGTIKEMAFGVSSMVTNNSALRALMKMVTLGYFFLSKPFTVKYYDTVLELIKYRCPAVPSLLMTSKNDPMACPEAFQSFVKAWEDRGCKVATKIWEKSEHARHLHNHPNEYRALITDLLKDGFKIESKL
- the LOC100184071 gene encoding uracil-DNA glycosylase, with amino-acid sequence MLLCMRVMPSQKKISTFFSPKTTNKRKTTTTNETSKKLKADKENINITETQRTNTTKQVCLDTPKNKMGPSWRIALQAELTKPYYIKVTDFVKSERTKHKVYPPEQQVFAWTQHCKIEDIKVVILGQDPYHGPGQAHGLCFSVQKGIRTPPSLKNMFKELESDVEGFNTPDHGDLTGWADQGVLLLNAVLTVRDGEPNSHKDKGWEELTDSVISWISTNLNGVVFMLWGSYAHKKGAKIDQQRHLVLKAVHPSPLSAHRGYFGCKHFSKANKYLKKQGKSEIEWNDL